A genomic window from Paenibacillus sp. FSL K6-0276 includes:
- a CDS encoding SMI1/KNR4 family protein gives MDQTLIEQLNQWHEEDEHQRIVESLLAIPEEEREYEVVSRLARAYNNLGLYEEALNQFEKISEAGQHDPLWHYRVGFALYHLKRYEDAAKAFSTSDKLEAGDQRTELWLKWSLQKAEKQQRQERRMATRREAAMESRGSGAEEVPFLNMLLVDFWDDSEYTRNSYLSEPPTDELITSIEEELGYKLPSSYILLMKQQNGGIPKNTCFLTEEPTSWAEDHIAITGILGIGREKSYSLCGDLGSRFMIEEWGYPDIGVVICDCPSAGHDVVMLDYRACGRDGEPEVIHIDQEDDYEITFLAENFEAFISGLVSEEEFDTSEEDKEADLYKVAHGKFSPLLGELCGQVTEVENIEQKIRSICTQIVEEKGHFSFHADELSYLMYDVQFWLYTKSYPDTSRERYLAIYEKMIAFGGEFGQGGYAPGWITEWLDRRMHEVRIVEEDGRLRFTDQFAVEVVKQLRET, from the coding sequence ATGGACCAAACGCTTATCGAACAATTGAACCAATGGCATGAAGAAGACGAACATCAGCGTATCGTGGAGTCGCTGTTAGCCATTCCTGAGGAGGAACGGGAATATGAGGTGGTCAGCCGACTGGCCAGAGCGTATAACAACTTGGGGCTTTATGAAGAAGCACTCAACCAATTCGAAAAAATATCTGAAGCAGGTCAACATGATCCACTATGGCATTATCGGGTAGGTTTTGCTCTTTATCATTTAAAAAGATATGAGGATGCGGCTAAGGCATTCAGTACCTCTGACAAATTAGAAGCCGGTGATCAGCGTACTGAATTATGGTTAAAGTGGAGCTTGCAAAAAGCGGAGAAACAGCAAAGACAAGAGCGTCGGATGGCTACCAGAAGGGAAGCAGCCATGGAGTCTCGTGGTTCGGGAGCGGAGGAAGTTCCTTTTTTGAACATGTTGCTTGTTGATTTTTGGGACGACAGCGAGTACACGAGGAATTCCTATCTATCCGAGCCACCCACGGATGAACTGATCACCTCGATCGAGGAAGAGCTGGGATACAAGCTCCCCTCCTCTTATATACTACTAATGAAGCAGCAGAATGGCGGAATTCCGAAGAACACATGCTTTCTAACAGAGGAACCCACTTCCTGGGCTGAGGATCATATTGCTATTACGGGCATCCTCGGCATTGGCCGTGAGAAAAGCTATTCGCTCTGCGGGGATCTCGGCAGTCGGTTTATGATTGAGGAATGGGGATATCCTGACATTGGCGTAGTGATCTGCGATTGTCCTTCAGCAGGTCATGACGTCGTGATGTTAGATTACCGGGCATGCGGAAGAGATGGTGAACCAGAAGTGATTCACATCGATCAGGAGGACGATTATGAAATTACTTTCCTGGCCGAAAATTTCGAAGCGTTTATTAGTGGCCTAGTGAGCGAAGAAGAATTCGATACCTCTGAGGAGGACAAGGAAGCGGATCTTTACAAAGTAGCCCACGGTAAATTTTCTCCTTTGCTGGGGGAGCTTTGTGGTCAAGTGACGGAAGTGGAAAATATTGAACAAAAAATCCGCAGCATCTGTACACAGATTGTTGAAGAAAAAGGCCATTTTTCTTTTCATGCGGATGAACTGTCGTATCTGATGTATGATGTGCAGTTTTGGCTATACACAAAGTCATACCCGGATACCAGTCGCGAACGATACTTGGCTATCTATGAGAAAATGATCGCCTTCGGCGGAGAATTCGGTCAAGGTGGCTATGCCCCAGGATGGATTACCGAATGGCTGGACCGCCGCATGCATGAAGTACGTATCGTAGAGGAAGATGGACGCCTTCGGTTTACGGATCAGTTCGCTGTGGAAGTGGTTAAGCAGCTGAGAGAAACCTAA
- a CDS encoding YwqG family protein — MLSENNKKKLELIVREHQFEHAMDYLKESVRQGIRLSKKEMENYKDICPSRIGGDPDLPPNVEWPLDANGTPMTFLAQLCLRELAPHDESSLLPAGGMLYLFVGVDEPSYHIEHKVLYLQEEKLQEAKRQPSPEVTALEEKFVGYRVTARATMEPPNYGYVEYEQIENDEHDYEQYEDLCFELTEGNSSDLAVLFGYPATQHGDCEYKAALRLLTGEEYNYSVKTAIERITAYLNGDSDKAEQEVRDTILLLALDSDQEVGFCWWDAGELQFYIRKEDLLAGNFAHTYCSLYSS, encoded by the coding sequence ATGTTAAGCGAGAACAATAAGAAAAAGCTTGAGCTCATTGTTCGGGAACATCAGTTCGAACACGCGATGGATTATTTGAAGGAGTCTGTACGCCAAGGCATTCGCTTGTCCAAGAAAGAGATGGAGAATTACAAGGATATATGCCCTTCCCGCATAGGGGGCGATCCGGATCTGCCGCCTAACGTGGAATGGCCGCTGGATGCTAACGGGACCCCTATGACGTTCCTGGCTCAGCTGTGTCTGCGTGAATTGGCGCCTCATGATGAGTCTTCCCTGCTTCCAGCGGGAGGCATGCTTTATCTTTTCGTTGGGGTGGATGAACCTTCTTATCATATTGAACACAAGGTGCTGTATCTACAAGAGGAGAAGCTGCAGGAAGCAAAGCGTCAACCTTCACCCGAAGTGACGGCGCTCGAGGAGAAGTTTGTCGGTTACCGGGTAACTGCCAGAGCCACGATGGAGCCACCCAATTACGGCTATGTGGAGTACGAGCAGATAGAGAATGATGAGCATGATTACGAGCAATATGAAGATTTATGCTTCGAGTTGACCGAAGGGAATTCGAGCGACCTTGCGGTTTTGTTCGGTTATCCGGCAACCCAGCATGGAGATTGCGAATACAAAGCGGCGCTTCGGCTGTTGACTGGCGAGGAATACAACTATTCCGTGAAGACGGCCATAGAGCGGATAACGGCGTATTTGAACGGCGATTCTGACAAGGCAGAGCAGGAAGTCCGCGATACGATTTTGCTGCTGGCGCTAGATTCGGATCAGGAGGTCGGGTTTTGCTGGTGGGATGCCGGAGAACTGCAATTTTATATTCGGAAGGAAGATCTGCTGGCGGGAAACTTTGCACATACCTATTGTTCCCTGTATTCTAGTTAG
- a CDS encoding SMI1/KNR4 family protein, with translation MNWESVFEVCFRKHPGLTQQELEHVVNHWNKPLSAQEIAEISGRQRNPFPESNPLYGLYQPFDPAKWSIPNKRLPTAYLDFLRYSNGGEFGNGERYFQFFGADELRAMLLAYEFPEYMPGAVPFAMNGCGHHYAWDMRRDREDYEYPIVVSHSGNLGYEDALQIAETFMELCQGTISAEDLLYG, from the coding sequence ATGAATTGGGAATCGGTATTCGAAGTGTGTTTTAGGAAGCATCCCGGATTAACGCAACAAGAATTGGAACACGTTGTGAACCATTGGAACAAACCTCTATCCGCGCAGGAAATCGCGGAGATTTCGGGGAGGCAGCGCAATCCCTTCCCGGAATCGAATCCTCTGTATGGGTTATACCAGCCGTTTGATCCGGCGAAATGGTCCATTCCGAACAAGCGCCTACCCACCGCATATCTCGATTTTCTTCGTTATTCCAATGGCGGCGAATTTGGGAACGGGGAGCGGTATTTTCAGTTTTTCGGCGCTGATGAGTTAAGAGCCATGCTGCTGGCCTATGAATTCCCCGAATACATGCCGGGTGCGGTACCCTTTGCCATGAATGGCTGCGGGCATCATTATGCTTGGGACATGCGCAGGGACCGAGAAGACTACGAATATCCCATTGTCGTGTCCCACTCGGGAAACTTAGGTTACGAGGACGCCTTACAAATTGCGGAAACGTTCATGGAGCTATGCCAGGGAACGATATCGGCGGAAGATCTGCTTTACGGATAA
- a CDS encoding DUF4375 domain-containing protein → MSKTDICDIWFDYAEAFVQKKNASDWNTLTPQEQEIAALWLLEADVYNGGFVQFFCNWGDEAYICAVRALQAIGAAHALEIVQSGYACIEHLSEDNRLTQLWDIPKFLTEEEVERLDKLDKRFWEDQDRIAEIAHRYYVQ, encoded by the coding sequence TTGAGTAAGACCGATATCTGTGATATATGGTTCGATTATGCCGAGGCCTTTGTGCAGAAAAAGAATGCTTCGGACTGGAACACCTTGACCCCGCAAGAACAAGAGATTGCCGCCTTATGGCTGTTGGAAGCCGATGTGTATAACGGCGGGTTTGTGCAGTTTTTTTGCAATTGGGGAGATGAGGCATATATCTGCGCGGTACGAGCATTACAAGCCATCGGGGCGGCCCATGCGCTCGAAATCGTCCAGTCCGGATATGCCTGCATCGAGCATTTATCGGAAGACAACCGCCTCACTCAGCTCTGGGATATTCCAAAGTTTCTTACCGAGGAAGAGGTAGAACGGCTGGATAAGCTTGATAAGAGATTCTGGGAAGACCAGGATCGCATTGCGGAAATTGCACATCGATATTACGTGCAGTAG
- a CDS encoding Crp/Fnr family transcriptional regulator, protein MKNILLKYLARFTTLNEEEQQAIVEEILVQEYKKGTVLLRQGDVPTKCYFVLKGCVRQYSINEAGKEVTSNFYTEEQAISIFNSHKQDKSSEYTFTCLEDSVLVVGDLAIEEDMYNKYGQLESMTRKMIEEKFGQVQDEYAAFIASTPEERFKSLLTNRPHLIDRVPQHQLASYLGITPESLSRIKKRVHTDNHEADV, encoded by the coding sequence ATGAAAAACATATTATTGAAGTATTTAGCCAGATTTACAACACTTAACGAAGAAGAACAACAGGCAATCGTTGAAGAAATACTGGTTCAAGAATATAAAAAAGGAACAGTTCTCCTTAGACAAGGAGATGTTCCTACGAAATGTTATTTCGTGTTAAAGGGATGCGTAAGGCAGTATTCGATTAATGAAGCGGGAAAAGAGGTCACATCCAATTTCTACACAGAGGAGCAAGCCATCTCGATCTTTAATTCTCATAAACAAGATAAGTCATCCGAGTACACCTTTACGTGTCTTGAAGACTCAGTATTGGTCGTTGGCGATCTAGCGATCGAAGAGGACATGTATAACAAATACGGTCAATTGGAGTCCATGACACGCAAGATGATCGAGGAAAAGTTCGGTCAAGTACAAGATGAATATGCTGCATTTATCGCTTCTACACCTGAAGAACGCTTCAAGTCTCTATTAACGAACCGACCCCATTTAATCGATCGCGTGCCTCAACATCAATTGGCAAGTTATCTCGGCATTACCCCTGAGTCATTAAGCAGAATCAAGAAGCGAGTCCATACAGACAATCATGAGGCAGATGTTTAG
- a CDS encoding DUF4386 domain-containing protein has translation MVTTGIQRTDQRTPALIAGISLIIMTLASFFSYGYVHASLVVQGDASATFHNLMSSSTLFKAEILGWVIILVSDIVVAWAFYMFLKPMNNGLSLLGAWFRLTYAAILGIAILNLLFVWLLANSADPLSISDQLQAQVMLYLDAFESVWSIGLIVFGGHLLIVGYVAVKSNGIPKIISILLVIAGVGYMLIHLCNAFLPQFDGVITVLKFIFTVPMIVGELGFGLWLLFKGGKAPITA, from the coding sequence ATGGTTACCACAGGAATACAACGAACGGATCAGCGAACACCTGCTCTGATTGCGGGCATATCGCTTATCATCATGACACTTGCTTCATTTTTTTCGTATGGCTATGTCCATGCAAGCCTTGTGGTGCAAGGAGATGCCAGCGCCACATTTCATAATCTCATGTCATCAAGCACGCTTTTCAAAGCTGAAATCTTGGGCTGGGTCATCATCCTGGTTAGTGACATCGTGGTCGCGTGGGCATTCTATATGTTCCTGAAGCCAATGAATAACGGCCTTTCGTTGCTCGGTGCGTGGTTCCGTCTTACCTATGCGGCTATATTAGGAATAGCCATATTGAATTTACTATTTGTGTGGCTGCTCGCGAACAGTGCTGACCCTTTATCGATATCCGATCAGCTTCAAGCACAAGTCATGCTGTATTTAGATGCTTTTGAATCCGTGTGGTCGATTGGTTTAATTGTTTTTGGCGGGCACTTACTCATTGTGGGCTATGTGGCTGTCAAATCAAACGGCATACCCAAAATCATTAGTATCTTATTGGTGATTGCTGGTGTAGGCTATATGCTCATACACCTATGTAACGCGTTTCTCCCACAATTCGATGGGGTCATTACCGTACTTAAATTTATATTTACTGTGCCAATGATTGTAGGAGAATTGGGCTTTGGGTTATGGCTGCTGTTTAAAGGCGGGAAGGCCCCTATAACGGCCTAA
- a CDS encoding AraC family transcriptional regulator, which produces MREVMDYILILINNYGGTGMSHENIRKPEGFVEEKLYVLPEYWMRELEQEELTSSLFITDIGYFPNAQYHFRERQEGSPSHIFIFCEAGEGWIELNHGEKMILQQGDMMIIPPETAHRYGAMEERPWSIYWFHFKGGHAHRLVKLFGLSNAPLALSPSGKARLIEWFVPAFEMLAERTYTLTTHVHVAQTARQLLSGIGLNAGKSSQEKKRETYLEQAIQYMNGHMSGSISLTELAKHVGVSKQHLIYLFNSETGVSPIEYFLRLKIQRAGHLLDLTELSIKEVSSAVGISDPYYFSRLFKKISGFSPSSYRKIPKG; this is translated from the coding sequence ATGCGGGAAGTGATGGATTATATTCTTATTCTGATTAATAATTACGGGGGAACTGGAATGAGTCATGAAAATATTCGTAAGCCTGAAGGGTTTGTAGAAGAGAAGTTATATGTGCTTCCAGAATATTGGATGAGAGAACTAGAGCAGGAGGAACTGACTTCATCATTATTTATTACGGATATTGGCTATTTCCCTAACGCTCAATATCATTTCAGGGAACGTCAAGAAGGCAGTCCGTCTCATATTTTCATCTTTTGCGAAGCTGGAGAAGGCTGGATCGAGCTGAACCATGGAGAGAAAATGATACTGCAGCAGGGAGACATGATGATTATCCCTCCCGAAACCGCACACCGATATGGAGCGATGGAGGAGAGACCATGGAGCATCTATTGGTTTCATTTCAAAGGCGGGCATGCTCATAGATTAGTTAAGCTGTTCGGTCTGTCTAACGCACCGCTCGCTTTATCACCCAGCGGCAAGGCTCGTTTAATTGAATGGTTCGTGCCTGCATTTGAAATGCTAGCCGAGCGGACATATACCCTGACGACCCATGTACATGTTGCCCAGACCGCAAGACAACTTCTCTCCGGAATTGGATTAAATGCGGGGAAATCGTCACAAGAAAAGAAACGTGAAACGTATTTAGAGCAGGCTATTCAATATATGAATGGACATATGAGCGGCTCCATTTCTCTTACTGAACTCGCTAAGCATGTTGGGGTATCGAAACAGCATCTAATCTATTTATTCAATTCCGAAACAGGAGTCTCCCCAATCGAGTATTTCTTGCGGCTCAAAATTCAGCGGGCAGGTCATCTTCTTGATCTTACCGAACTCAGCATTAAAGAAGTCAGTTCTGCAGTGGGCATTAGTGATCCCTATTATTTCTCCCGGCTTTTTAAGAAGATTTCGGGATTCTCCCCCTCAAGTTACCGAAAAATCCCGAAAGGCTAA
- a CDS encoding DUF5107 domain-containing protein yields the protein MKHEAIEHKPEVNPTGSGQVQVWETNVLIPTYEAGEADPNPMFLEKRVYQGSTGRVYPHPVIESISDMKNDKNYKLVILENEYIRIEIMPEIGGRIYRALDKTNNYDFVYYNRVIKPALVGLAGPWISGGIEFNWPQHHRPNTFGPVEYRYEETENGSATVWVSEIDRMYGTKVTAAFKLYPGKAYLEINAQLYNRTPEPQTFLWWANPAVAVNDHTQSVFPPDVTAVFDHGKRDVSRFPIANGIYYKQDYSEGVDISRYKNIPVPTSYMAYKSDYNFVGGYDHGVEAGLLHVANHHISPGKKQWTWGNGEFGQAWDRQLTDEDGPYIELMTGVYTDNQPDFTWLQPYEEKTFSQYFMPYKNIGVVKNASIEAAVNLEVDAEAGQAVIKVYTTSILEHAVVELSGATSCYMKKTVTLSPVDSFQSTVTLNSGEQEYDLKLSVRNAEGRLLISYQPKQPDIERVPDAAKPLAEPEELRSTEELYLAGLHLEQYRHATFEPEAYYLEGLKRDSGDIRLNVAYGTLLLRRGLYKDSENYFRKAIERLTWRNPNPYDSEAYYQLGVSLRGQSRLEEAFAAFHKSVWSAAWQDAGYFSLAQIASLKGQYAEALEQVERSLIRNSRNYKARNLKTALLRKLGFAGKAKTFALETLEMDIADFGAYNELALAHAALEENAVADEVLSDLHQLMRNDAHNYLNLIEDYMNCGLFEEAIAVGERVVNQKDSVYPMLHYALGELYKRTGQFKLAQEACHRGQLADPTYCFPNTLFELELLERAVQSNSEDDKAHYYLGNFYYDKKRPIDAIASWERSRELRDDYPTVHRNLGLAYYNKQNNPQAALASLEQAFACAPEDVRILFELDQLRKKLAWSTEERLHILEQRRGLVEKRDDLYVEYVTLLNNLERYQEAITALSLRNFHPWEGGEGKVTGQYKFAHTELGKKALQDGQYEVAAEHLQQALVYPLNLGEGKLEGAQENNIYYYLGMAYEGLQREQEAISSYTIASQGLAEPTSAMYYNDQPPEMIFYQGLSWLKLHNQKEAKRRFNKLIDYAEKHIFDDIKIDYFAVSLPDFLVFEDDLNRRNVIHCRYMRGLGLLGLGRDDEARTELELALEMEPNHQGAMVHRRLSGSTMN from the coding sequence ATGAAGCATGAAGCTATAGAGCATAAGCCGGAGGTCAATCCAACTGGATCTGGTCAAGTACAGGTATGGGAAACGAATGTGTTGATTCCTACATATGAGGCGGGTGAAGCTGACCCCAATCCTATGTTTTTAGAGAAAAGAGTGTATCAGGGAAGCACGGGACGCGTGTATCCACATCCGGTGATAGAGAGCATCTCGGATATGAAGAATGATAAAAATTACAAATTGGTCATTCTGGAAAACGAATATATCCGTATTGAGATCATGCCGGAAATTGGGGGGAGAATCTATCGCGCGCTCGACAAGACAAACAATTACGATTTCGTCTACTATAACCGCGTGATTAAGCCTGCACTGGTCGGCCTTGCAGGACCTTGGATATCCGGAGGAATTGAATTTAACTGGCCGCAGCATCACCGGCCGAATACGTTCGGTCCAGTCGAATACAGATACGAAGAAACAGAAAATGGAAGCGCTACAGTCTGGGTGAGCGAGATTGACCGGATGTACGGCACGAAAGTAACTGCTGCATTCAAGCTCTATCCTGGCAAGGCGTATCTGGAAATAAACGCTCAGTTATACAATCGGACACCTGAGCCGCAGACTTTTCTGTGGTGGGCTAATCCGGCCGTAGCGGTTAATGACCATACTCAATCCGTGTTTCCGCCAGACGTGACGGCCGTATTTGATCATGGCAAAAGAGACGTCTCACGTTTTCCGATAGCTAACGGAATCTATTATAAACAGGATTATTCTGAAGGTGTGGATATTTCCCGGTATAAGAACATTCCTGTTCCGACTTCGTACATGGCCTATAAATCGGATTACAATTTTGTTGGCGGATATGATCATGGGGTGGAGGCCGGACTGCTGCATGTGGCGAATCATCATATCTCTCCCGGTAAAAAACAATGGACCTGGGGAAACGGGGAGTTTGGCCAGGCGTGGGACCGTCAATTGACGGATGAAGATGGCCCATACATTGAATTGATGACGGGAGTGTACACCGACAATCAGCCCGACTTCACATGGCTGCAGCCTTACGAGGAAAAGACCTTCAGTCAATACTTCATGCCTTACAAAAACATCGGTGTCGTAAAAAATGCTTCCATTGAGGCAGCCGTCAATCTGGAGGTTGATGCTGAGGCGGGGCAGGCGGTGATTAAGGTGTATACGACTTCGATACTTGAACATGCGGTCGTGGAACTGAGTGGAGCGACAAGCTGTTATATGAAGAAAACTGTAACCTTGTCCCCAGTGGATTCCTTCCAGTCTACTGTAACGCTGAACAGCGGAGAGCAGGAGTATGATTTGAAACTGTCTGTTCGAAATGCTGAAGGCAGGCTGTTGATCTCCTATCAACCGAAACAGCCGGATATTGAGCGGGTTCCTGATGCCGCCAAACCACTGGCAGAGCCGGAAGAGCTGCGTTCGACGGAGGAACTATATCTAGCTGGCCTGCATCTTGAGCAATATCGGCATGCTACGTTTGAGCCCGAAGCCTACTATTTGGAAGGATTGAAGCGGGACAGTGGCGATATTCGGCTTAATGTGGCTTATGGAACCTTGCTGCTTCGCCGTGGATTATATAAAGATAGCGAGAACTATTTCCGCAAAGCGATCGAGCGTTTGACCTGGCGGAATCCCAATCCTTATGACAGTGAGGCCTATTACCAGCTGGGAGTATCGCTGCGTGGACAAAGCCGCTTAGAGGAAGCTTTTGCTGCTTTTCACAAATCAGTATGGTCTGCTGCTTGGCAAGATGCAGGGTACTTCTCTCTTGCACAAATTGCCAGTCTGAAAGGCCAATACGCCGAGGCGCTTGAGCAGGTTGAGCGCTCCCTCATCCGCAATTCACGCAATTACAAAGCACGTAATCTCAAAACTGCACTGCTGCGTAAGCTTGGGTTTGCCGGCAAAGCCAAGACCTTTGCACTTGAAACTCTTGAAATGGATATCGCTGATTTCGGAGCCTATAATGAACTGGCGCTGGCCCATGCAGCCTTGGAAGAAAACGCTGTAGCGGATGAAGTATTGTCTGATTTGCATCAACTGATGAGAAATGATGCTCACAACTATCTCAATTTAATTGAGGATTATATGAACTGCGGTCTCTTTGAAGAAGCCATTGCCGTAGGGGAAAGAGTAGTAAACCAGAAGGATTCTGTCTATCCGATGCTGCATTATGCACTGGGAGAATTATATAAACGTACAGGACAATTTAAGCTAGCTCAGGAAGCGTGTCATAGGGGACAATTGGCTGATCCAACCTATTGTTTCCCGAATACCCTGTTTGAACTTGAGCTGCTAGAAAGAGCAGTTCAATCTAATTCGGAAGACGACAAAGCTCATTACTATCTAGGGAATTTCTATTATGATAAGAAACGGCCGATTGATGCGATTGCGAGTTGGGAGCGGTCTCGTGAGCTGCGGGATGACTATCCGACGGTACACCGCAATTTGGGGCTGGCCTATTATAACAAGCAGAATAATCCGCAAGCGGCACTAGCCTCGCTGGAGCAGGCATTTGCCTGTGCACCGGAAGATGTACGTATTTTATTTGAACTGGATCAACTGCGCAAGAAGCTCGCTTGGTCAACGGAGGAACGCCTTCATATCCTTGAGCAAAGACGAGGACTGGTTGAGAAGAGAGACGATCTTTATGTTGAATATGTAACCTTGCTGAACAATCTTGAACGCTATCAAGAGGCTATTACTGCCCTGTCTCTGCGTAATTTCCATCCTTGGGAAGGTGGAGAGGGTAAGGTAACAGGACAATATAAGTTTGCTCATACCGAGCTTGGCAAGAAAGCACTGCAAGATGGTCAATATGAAGTAGCTGCTGAGCATTTACAACAAGCGCTGGTCTATCCGCTAAATCTGGGTGAAGGAAAGCTGGAAGGAGCTCAGGAGAATAATATCTATTATTATCTCGGTATGGCATACGAAGGTCTTCAGCGGGAACAAGAAGCCATTTCCAGTTACACTATTGCTTCTCAGGGGCTGGCTGAACCTACAAGTGCGATGTACTACAATGATCAACCGCCAGAAATGATCTTCTACCAAGGGCTGTCCTGGTTGAAACTCCATAACCAGAAGGAGGCCAAGCGCCGCTTCAATAAACTGATTGATTATGCGGAAAAACATATTTTTGACGATATCAAAATTGATTACTTTGCCGTATCTCTGCCGGACTTCCTTGTGTTTGAGGATGATCTGAACCGGCGAAATGTAATCCATTGCCGGTATATGAGAGGTCTTGGACTTCTGGGTCTCGGCCGTGACGATGAAGCGAGAACTGAACTTGAATTAGCTCTGGAAATGGAACCTAATCATCAAGGGGCTATGGTTCATAGACGATTAAGCGGTAGTACGATGAATTAG
- a CDS encoding sugar-binding domain-containing protein: protein MHFEAVYRDAVIWINGHQAGSHFNSGYTAFEIDVTTNLQYGVENRITVKVDNSPSEEALPKGSSFDWADDGGLIRPVKLVVTGQTALFKLKSAQRSNLDKLTIRLQESCMQKYCYAVKEYHLSVSSTDEEFVKRVIPDMYPGDILKMKITIEQINPSKVPGDR from the coding sequence ATACACTTTGAAGCCGTATATCGTGATGCGGTGATCTGGATTAACGGCCATCAAGCGGGTTCGCACTTCAACTCGGGTTATACTGCTTTTGAGATAGATGTGACAACAAATCTCCAGTATGGCGTGGAGAATCGGATTACGGTAAAAGTGGACAATTCACCTAGTGAAGAGGCGCTTCCTAAAGGAAGCAGCTTTGATTGGGCGGATGACGGAGGTTTAATTCGTCCAGTCAAACTCGTAGTAACCGGTCAAACAGCATTATTCAAATTAAAGTCAGCTCAGAGGTCCAATTTGGACAAATTGACAATAAGGCTACAGGAAAGTTGTATGCAGAAGTACTGCTATGCCGTAAAAGAATATCACCTATCTGTGTCATCGACAGATGAAGAGTTTGTCAAACGAGTGATTCCTGATATGTATCCGGGAGATATCCTGAAAATGAAGATCACTATTGAACAAATAAATCCTAGTAAAGTGCCCGGCGATCGCTGA
- a CDS encoding glycosyltransferase — MIIVQIAPDIIPLPGSGGLERIVYNLSDALVDMGHEVYVYALAGSRSRAVVIPYGHRYKNGSIKDFVLDTIPDNTDIIHDHTHDLLFGKEDLHIPTISTIHTEWSLDVPVKHPVYVSRTKLKQSPHRHKGYYVHNGIDLDEYKYSAYKKDYVLFLGRIDWEKGVHTAIDIAEMTGIRTIIAGPAWDGDLFKQILPRIKNSPNIEYVNEVHGKAKQDLLRHAKWLMFPTACEEQFGLVMIEAMACGTPVAAFPRGAVPEVLSGFPQFLCKSAEAMAEMIMGNSSVHPEQLRQYVASRFTKEKMAERYLKIYEKVIKGR; from the coding sequence GTGATCATTGTTCAGATCGCTCCTGACATCATTCCTCTTCCAGGCAGTGGAGGTCTCGAAAGAATCGTATACAATTTATCAGATGCGCTTGTGGATATGGGACACGAGGTCTATGTATATGCTCTCGCAGGGAGCCGAAGCCGTGCTGTCGTCATTCCGTATGGACATCGGTATAAGAATGGCAGCATCAAGGATTTCGTTCTTGATACGATTCCCGACAATACCGATATCATACACGACCATACACATGATCTCCTGTTTGGAAAGGAAGACCTGCACATTCCAACGATCTCAACGATTCACACGGAATGGTCGCTAGATGTCCCAGTAAAGCATCCAGTATATGTGAGTAGAACGAAGCTTAAACAGTCTCCACACCGGCATAAAGGATATTATGTACACAATGGAATCGACCTTGACGAGTATAAATATAGTGCGTACAAAAAAGATTATGTGCTGTTCCTAGGACGGATTGATTGGGAAAAAGGCGTGCATACTGCCATTGATATAGCCGAAATGACAGGCATAAGAACGATAATAGCTGGTCCCGCCTGGGACGGAGATCTGTTTAAGCAGATCCTTCCACGAATTAAAAACAGTCCTAACATCGAATATGTCAATGAAGTTCATGGGAAAGCAAAACAAGATTTACTGCGGCATGCCAAATGGCTCATGTTTCCAACTGCTTGCGAAGAGCAATTTGGACTCGTGATGATCGAAGCGATGGCCTGTGGAACGCCTGTCGCCGCATTCCCAAGAGGTGCAGTGCCGGAAGTATTGTCTGGGTTTCCACAATTCTTGTGTAAAAGCGCGGAGGCTATGGCAGAGATGATTATGGGCAATTCATCAGTACATCCTGAACAGCTTCGTCAATATGTCGCTAGTCGATTTACGAAAGAGAAGATGGCTGAACGTTACTTAAAAATCTACGAGAAGGTGATTAAGGGGCGATAG